A section of the Candidatus Binatia bacterium genome encodes:
- a CDS encoding retroviral-like aspartic protease family protein yields MTRHGYLGMIAGLMLLALPTPQVVAQQEVYTWTDQNGVVNFSNSGPPEGAQAKAIHFGGEFRPVPLEADSNSADRKLVRVELQGTQQHAEVRMIVDTGAQKTMIDAALANQIGVHWMGDQLVGGVTGVGVGSLVEVPRLRIGSAELRDVDVVVGPVPGFSLLGMDVLNRLDLSVGQNTLFRSNR; encoded by the coding sequence ATGACGAGGCACGGCTACTTGGGGATGATTGCGGGTCTGATGCTCCTGGCCCTGCCTACACCGCAAGTTGTGGCCCAGCAGGAAGTCTATACGTGGACGGACCAGAACGGAGTGGTCAACTTCTCGAACTCTGGGCCGCCCGAGGGCGCGCAAGCCAAGGCGATTCATTTTGGAGGCGAGTTCCGGCCCGTGCCTCTGGAGGCGGACAGCAACAGCGCCGACCGCAAGCTTGTTCGCGTCGAGCTGCAGGGGACCCAACAGCATGCGGAGGTCCGCATGATCGTTGATACCGGCGCTCAGAAAACGATGATCGATGCGGCGCTGGCCAACCAAATCGGCGTGCACTGGATGGGAGACCAGCTGGTGGGGGGCGTGACCGGCGTCGGCGTCGGCTCGCTGGTCGAAGTGCCGAGGCTGCGGATTGGCTCCGCCGAACTGCGGGATGTCGACGTCGTCGTCGGACCAGTCCCCGGCTTTAGTTTGCTCGGTATGGATGTTCTCAACCGACTTGATCTCAGCGTCGGCCAGAACACGCTTTTCCGCAGCAATCGCTAA
- a CDS encoding NAD-dependent epimerase/dehydratase family protein — MSLFSENQLILITGASGFIGAHLTQRLLASSPPVRIRLLARPSSNLTAFEGRRNVHVVRASRWDNADVLRDAFRDVDYAFNTAGAVVDWARWEDFEDANITMVRRLVEAAVAERGRPDSTLKRFLHISTADVYGYPANGPSEDVPPRDIGIPYITTKIAGEAAVLSTKGQLPVTVFRPANVYGPGSKDFVLEIATLLRSHLMLLVSGDVGAGLIHVDDLVDGLIKAATAPNAVGRIYNMCGEEHVTWRSYVNRLADALGYPRPFLSLPFGLLFSLGSLLESLYRFFGWYGSRPLLTRHAVYVMGRDQDVPIDKAKRELEFQPRISLDAGVDQCVAWLKTLPQFRSS, encoded by the coding sequence ATGAGCCTTTTCTCGGAAAACCAACTCATCCTGATCACGGGCGCGTCGGGATTCATCGGTGCTCACCTCACCCAAAGGCTGCTCGCCTCGTCGCCGCCCGTCCGCATCCGCCTGCTGGCTCGGCCGTCGTCAAACCTGACGGCATTCGAGGGGCGACGCAATGTCCACGTTGTCAGAGCCAGCCGTTGGGACAACGCCGACGTGCTGCGGGACGCCTTTCGCGATGTCGACTACGCCTTCAACACTGCTGGGGCGGTGGTCGATTGGGCCAGGTGGGAAGATTTCGAAGACGCCAACATCACGATGGTGAGGCGGTTGGTGGAGGCCGCCGTTGCCGAGCGCGGGCGCCCCGATTCCACACTGAAACGATTCCTGCACATCTCCACCGCCGATGTGTACGGGTATCCGGCAAACGGCCCGTCCGAAGACGTCCCGCCACGAGACATCGGCATCCCGTATATCACGACCAAGATTGCAGGAGAGGCGGCGGTGCTGTCGACGAAGGGGCAGTTGCCGGTCACCGTTTTTCGACCGGCGAACGTGTATGGACCCGGGAGCAAGGATTTCGTCCTGGAGATCGCCACGTTGTTGCGGTCGCACCTGATGCTGTTGGTCAGTGGGGACGTGGGTGCCGGGCTGATTCATGTTGACGATTTGGTAGATGGCCTCATCAAGGCCGCGACTGCACCGAATGCTGTCGGGCGGATCTACAACATGTGTGGCGAGGAACACGTCACGTGGAGGTCCTACGTCAACCGATTGGCAGACGCGTTGGGCTACCCGCGTCCGTTCTTGTCGCTGCCCTTTGGGCTGTTGTTTTCGCTGGGGTCTCTGTTGGAGTCGTTGTACCGTTTCTTCGGATGGTATGGCTCGAGGCCATTGCTGACCCGCCATGCGGTCTATGTGATGGGAAGAGACCAGGACGTCCCGATTGACAAGGCGAAGCGGGAGCTGGAGTTTCAACCGCGGATCAGCCTCGACGCCGGCGTGGATCAGTGCGTGGCGTGGCTCAAAACGCTGCCACAGTTCAGGTCGAGCTGA
- a CDS encoding ATP-binding protein: MYLTAEQVRKLDGPTLELFLRRKYPEGHHLDYKAQLSHPDQKAHREFLKDISAFANANGGHLLIGVKEPSDDLDLGAQVVGIDRPLDVAQKLENLASSSIDPRIAGLQIIPVTVCGKGIIFIHVPPSSTRPHRVDHQGHSAFYRRHTESIFAMTTHTRSVNRFFPHWVLSTARERFVLSTLRC, from the coding sequence ATGTATCTCACAGCTGAACAGGTCAGGAAGCTGGACGGCCCCACGCTTGAGCTTTTTCTGAGGCGAAAGTACCCGGAGGGGCACCACCTCGACTATAAGGCTCAGCTCTCGCATCCTGACCAGAAGGCACATCGCGAGTTTCTGAAAGACATTTCCGCGTTTGCGAATGCAAATGGCGGGCACCTTCTGATCGGAGTAAAGGAGCCGTCTGACGACCTCGACCTCGGGGCCCAAGTCGTAGGTATCGATCGACCTTTGGATGTGGCTCAGAAGCTTGAGAATCTGGCGAGTTCGTCGATTGATCCTCGAATCGCCGGCCTTCAGATCATTCCCGTGACTGTATGCGGAAAAGGCATAATCTTCATCCATGTACCGCCCAGCAGCACCAGACCGCACCGGGTGGACCATCAAGGTCATTCTGCTTTCTACCGCCGCCATACGGAGTCGATCTTCGCAATGACCACCCATACGAGATCCGTGAATCGGTTCTTTCCACACTGGGTGCTGAGTACCGCGCGAGAGCGATTCGTGCTGAGCACGTTGCGCTGCTGA
- a CDS encoding addiction module protein, whose product MTTTVEQLAEQAMSLPTESRAQLADLLVESLDANDLGRIDRLWAAEALRRRDEVRAGRVQTVPGDEALRKVRDSVRR is encoded by the coding sequence ATGACGACAACCGTGGAACAGCTGGCGGAGCAAGCCATGAGCCTGCCGACCGAGTCGCGGGCACAACTGGCTGATCTGCTTGTGGAGAGCTTGGACGCAAACGACCTTGGGCGGATCGATCGGCTGTGGGCCGCCGAGGCTCTACGCAGGCGGGACGAAGTACGCGCCGGGCGCGTGCAGACGGTTCCGGGTGATGAGGCCCTCCGGAAGGTGCGTGACTCCGTGCGGCGATGA
- a CDS encoding type II toxin-antitoxin system RelE/ParE family toxin, protein MRYEFNPQALEEYEAAALRYAEREAALALRFIEVVEDAVHRILEAPTRWRVIAEDVRRCLTRVFPYGILYTVEPDFVLIVAVMHCSREPGYWKQRLTKP, encoded by the coding sequence ATGAGATATGAGTTCAATCCGCAAGCGCTGGAAGAGTACGAGGCGGCAGCCCTCCGCTACGCCGAGCGGGAGGCGGCGCTGGCCCTGCGGTTCATTGAGGTCGTCGAGGACGCTGTCCATCGGATTCTCGAAGCACCGACCCGATGGCGCGTGATTGCGGAAGATGTCCGGCGCTGTCTCACGCGCGTGTTCCCGTACGGGATCCTCTACACTGTTGAACCCGACTTCGTTCTCATCGTCGCCGTCATGCACTGCAGTCGCGAGCCTGGTTACTGGAAGCAGCGGCTCACGAAACCCTAG
- a CDS encoding MarR family transcriptional regulator — protein MEINLVRASESSLQLAGSVRGRPSEKQGQYLAFIYYYTKIHREAPSEAEMQCYFGVTPPSVHQMVLSLARNGFIERTPGKPRSIKLLLPRRELPDLE, from the coding sequence GTGGAGATTAATCTAGTGCGCGCATCGGAGTCGTCGCTGCAATTGGCCGGTTCGGTGCGAGGGCGTCCCTCGGAGAAGCAGGGGCAGTATCTAGCATTCATCTACTACTACACCAAGATTCACCGGGAGGCGCCCTCCGAAGCCGAGATGCAGTGCTACTTCGGCGTCACACCGCCGTCGGTGCATCAAATGGTGCTGTCCCTCGCAAGGAACGGCTTCATTGAAAGAACGCCGGGCAAGCCGCGATCGATCAAGCTGCTGTTGCCGAGGCGTGAGTTGCCGGATCTGGAGTAG